A stretch of Paenibacillus mucilaginosus 3016 DNA encodes these proteins:
- a CDS encoding cobalt-precorrin-5B (C(1))-methyltransferase has translation MAEAQKDGKEDKPLRHGYTTGANATAAAQAALEALIVQEGQTHSTIRLPIGQEVTFEIVACSFSPERAWAEVIKDGGDDPDATHGARIIVEVSWRSEPGIELDGGVGVGRVTKPGLPVEVGEAAINPVPRKMIREAVTNVLNRYELMHRGVRVVVSVPDGEEIAKKTLNGRLGIVGGISILGTRGIVVPFSTAAYKASVAQAIRVAVKGGCTHVILSTGGRTEKFGMDLYPELPEEAFVEMGDFVGFAIQQCARQGIRKVTLVGMMGKFSKVAQGVMMVHSKSAPVDFGFLARMAEEAGASEETLEEIRGANTAAQVGDLMDGMGCSAFFDIMSTYCCREGLKEAAGKEPQREMDLEVETVIISMKAKLLGRQSLKWGEA, from the coding sequence ATGGCGGAAGCGCAGAAGGACGGCAAGGAAGACAAGCCGCTGCGCCACGGATACACCACCGGCGCCAACGCAACGGCGGCGGCCCAGGCGGCGCTCGAAGCGCTGATCGTGCAGGAGGGGCAGACGCACTCGACGATCCGGCTGCCCATCGGGCAGGAGGTCACCTTCGAGATCGTCGCCTGCTCTTTCTCGCCGGAGCGCGCCTGGGCCGAGGTCATCAAGGACGGCGGCGACGACCCGGATGCGACGCACGGCGCCCGCATCATCGTCGAGGTGAGCTGGCGCAGCGAGCCGGGCATTGAGCTCGACGGCGGCGTCGGCGTCGGCCGGGTGACGAAGCCGGGGCTGCCGGTCGAAGTGGGCGAGGCGGCGATCAATCCCGTTCCGCGCAAGATGATCCGCGAAGCCGTGACGAACGTGCTCAACCGCTACGAGCTCATGCACCGCGGGGTGCGGGTGGTCGTCTCCGTGCCGGACGGCGAGGAGATCGCCAAGAAGACGCTGAACGGCCGGCTCGGCATCGTCGGGGGCATCTCGATTCTCGGGACCCGGGGCATTGTAGTGCCTTTTTCCACAGCGGCTTACAAGGCGAGTGTGGCCCAGGCGATCCGGGTGGCCGTCAAGGGCGGCTGCACCCACGTCATCCTGTCCACGGGCGGACGGACCGAGAAGTTCGGCATGGACCTCTATCCGGAGCTGCCGGAAGAGGCGTTCGTGGAGATGGGCGATTTCGTGGGATTTGCGATCCAGCAGTGTGCGAGGCAGGGGATCCGCAAGGTGACCCTCGTCGGCATGATGGGCAAATTCTCCAAAGTGGCCCAGGGCGTCATGATGGTGCATTCCAAGAGCGCGCCGGTCGACTTCGGCTTCCTCGCCCGGATGGCCGAGGAGGCAGGAGCTTCCGAAGAAACGCTGGAGGAGATTCGGGGGGCGAACACGGCGGCGCAGGTCGGCGATCTCATGGACGGGATGGGCTGCAGCGCCTTTTTTGACATCATGAGTACTTATTGCTGCAGGGAAGGCTTGAAGGAAGCGGCGGGCAAGGAACCGCAGCGGGAGATGGACCTCGAGGTCGAGACGGTCATCATCTCCATGAAAGCGAAGCTGCTCGGGAGGCAGAGCCTGAAGTGGGGCGAAGCGTAA
- the cbiE gene encoding precorrin-6y C5,15-methyltransferase (decarboxylating) subunit CbiE has protein sequence MTGEPSREAKRITVIGIGDDGAAGLPAAYIERIRGSEVLIGGERQLTFFEEHPAEKIVLKSGLGELVEKLRAEERPAVVLASGDPLFYGIGGYLAGKLPGRVEVLPQVSSVQLAFARMGESWQDALITSVHGRSMKGLAQRIDGCAKVALLTDEKNTPGAIARYLLNFGMTEYRVFVGENLGGPQERTGWHELETLAETPDDAFSPLNVVVLRRRADAEAPPAWPLGIDDGEFAQRKPDKGLITKKEVRILSIANLGLKRDSVVWDIGTCTGSVAIEAARIARDGAVYAVEKNEGDLENFRQNARKFRTDITAVHAKAPEGLDGFPGPDAVFIGGSGGELRELLALCCARLKPGGRIVLNAATIENLAAASKAFGEEGFETDITLAQLSRSKPILDMTRFEALNPIWIITAKRGKGDAGPDGEPAASTGRKERKKNDE, from the coding sequence ATGACTGGGGAACCAAGCAGGGAAGCGAAACGAATTACCGTGATCGGCATCGGGGACGACGGGGCGGCAGGTCTGCCGGCTGCGTATATCGAGCGGATCCGGGGCAGCGAGGTGCTCATCGGCGGTGAGCGGCAGCTGACGTTCTTCGAAGAACATCCGGCGGAGAAGATCGTGCTCAAAAGCGGGCTCGGTGAGCTGGTGGAGAAGCTGCGCGCGGAGGAACGTCCCGCGGTGGTGCTCGCATCGGGCGACCCGCTGTTCTACGGCATCGGCGGCTACCTGGCGGGCAAGCTGCCCGGCCGGGTGGAGGTGCTGCCGCAAGTCTCGTCCGTGCAATTGGCGTTCGCGCGGATGGGCGAGAGCTGGCAGGACGCCCTGATCACAAGCGTGCACGGGCGCAGCATGAAGGGCCTGGCCCAGCGGATCGACGGCTGCGCCAAGGTGGCGCTGCTCACCGACGAGAAGAACACGCCGGGGGCAATTGCGCGGTACCTGCTGAATTTCGGCATGACGGAGTATCGCGTGTTCGTCGGCGAGAATCTGGGCGGGCCGCAGGAGCGTACGGGCTGGCATGAACTGGAGACGCTTGCGGAGACGCCGGATGATGCATTTTCGCCGCTCAATGTGGTGGTGCTGCGCAGGAGGGCAGACGCCGAAGCGCCGCCGGCCTGGCCGCTCGGCATCGACGATGGGGAATTCGCCCAGCGCAAGCCGGACAAGGGGCTCATCACGAAGAAGGAGGTCCGCATCCTCTCGATCGCGAACCTCGGCCTGAAGCGCGACAGCGTCGTGTGGGACATCGGGACCTGCACGGGCTCGGTGGCGATCGAGGCGGCACGGATCGCCCGGGACGGAGCGGTGTATGCGGTGGAGAAGAATGAGGGCGACCTCGAGAACTTCCGCCAGAACGCCCGCAAGTTCCGCACGGACATCACGGCCGTGCATGCGAAGGCGCCGGAGGGGCTGGACGGGTTCCCGGGCCCGGATGCGGTCTTCATCGGCGGCAGCGGGGGCGAACTGCGGGAACTGCTGGCTCTCTGCTGCGCGAGGCTGAAGCCCGGCGGGCGGATTGTGCTCAATGCGGCGACGATCGAGAATCTGGCGGCCGCCTCCAAGGCGTTCGGCGAGGAGGGCTTCGAGACGGACATTACGCTCGCCCAGCTCAGCCGGAGCAAGCCGATTCTTGACATGACGCGCTTCGAAGCGCTGAACCCGATCTGGATCATTACCGCGAAGCGGGGCAAGGGTGATGCTGGGCCGGACGGGGAACCCGCGGCATCGACGGGCAGGAAAGAGAGGAAGAAGAACGATGAGTAA
- the cobK gene encoding precorrin-6A reductase, whose translation MILVLAGTSDARELALRIQAAGYPLLCTVVTESAASSLGEAGLPVQTGRLNAEQLRGLIAERGFRAVVDASHPFAEEASRNAMAAAEAAGVPYVRYERERGQYAAHPKLHFVDDYEQAAELAAEKRGTILLTTGSKTLQIFTEKLLGLPDTTLVARMLPRKDNMEKCEALGLPQKHIIAMQGPFGKELNQAMYKHYGVTTIITKESGQVGAVEEKLSAALELDIDTIVIGRPQLEYGVTHSDFEGVTAELAGLQLLQEVRD comes from the coding sequence ATGATCCTCGTCCTCGCCGGTACGAGCGACGCCAGAGAGCTGGCGCTGCGCATCCAGGCGGCGGGCTATCCGCTGCTCTGCACCGTCGTGACCGAGAGCGCGGCCTCCTCGCTGGGGGAGGCCGGCCTGCCGGTGCAGACCGGGCGCCTGAACGCCGAACAGCTCCGCGGGCTGATCGCGGAGCGCGGCTTCCGCGCCGTCGTCGACGCTTCTCATCCGTTCGCGGAGGAAGCGTCGCGCAACGCGATGGCGGCGGCGGAAGCCGCCGGCGTGCCGTACGTGCGCTACGAGCGGGAGCGGGGCCAGTATGCGGCCCACCCGAAGCTCCACTTCGTCGACGACTACGAACAGGCGGCGGAGCTGGCCGCCGAGAAGCGGGGCACGATCCTGCTCACGACGGGCAGCAAGACGCTGCAGATTTTTACCGAGAAACTGCTGGGGCTGCCGGATACGACGCTGGTCGCCCGCATGCTGCCCCGCAAGGACAACATGGAGAAATGCGAGGCGCTCGGGCTGCCTCAGAAGCACATCATCGCGATGCAGGGTCCGTTCGGCAAGGAGCTGAACCAGGCGATGTACAAGCATTACGGCGTCACCACGATCATCACCAAGGAAAGCGGGCAGGTCGGCGCGGTGGAGGAGAAGCTGTCCGCCGCCCTCGAGCTCGACATCGATACGATTGTCATCGGGCGCCCGCAGCTGGAGTACGGGGTGACCCATTCGGATTTTGAAGGCGTGACGGCCGAGCTGGCCGGACTGCAACTACTACAGGAGGTGCGGGACTAA
- a CDS encoding sirohydrochlorin chelatase gives MKAILFVGHGSRDAEGNQEVREMVDSLTSRLTVPIVETCFLEFEAPSIRTGIATCVKRGATQVAVVPITLFAAGHAKLHIPAAIDAARLQYPQVQFDYGRPIGVHELALDILTSRVQDAGFDPSLAYDDTALLVIGRGSSDADANSDLFKVSRLLWERLKFKYVETAFIGVTAPLADEGIERCIRLGAKRVIVLPYFLFTGVLIKRMEAMMAEFALKYPDHSFVLADYFGFHPMLREILRDRAEEALMGEAKANCDMCQYRIEALKHADHHHHDHEHGHDHHHHDHNHDHHHHDHGHVHAHDHSHGHDHDHDHHDHTHNHDHTHNHDHAHDHSHDHAHNTSTKPAPEAGKGVPV, from the coding sequence TTGAAGGCGATATTATTTGTAGGACATGGCAGCCGGGATGCGGAAGGGAATCAGGAAGTGAGAGAGATGGTGGACTCCCTGACGAGCCGGCTGACGGTGCCGATTGTGGAGACGTGCTTCCTGGAGTTCGAAGCGCCGTCGATCCGCACCGGCATTGCAACGTGCGTGAAGCGGGGGGCGACGCAGGTGGCGGTCGTGCCGATCACGCTGTTTGCGGCGGGGCATGCGAAGCTGCATATTCCGGCGGCGATTGATGCGGCGCGTCTGCAGTATCCGCAGGTGCAGTTCGATTACGGCCGGCCGATCGGGGTGCACGAGCTGGCGCTCGACATTCTCACCTCCCGCGTTCAGGATGCGGGTTTCGATCCTTCGCTGGCGTATGACGATACGGCGCTGCTGGTTATCGGACGGGGCAGCAGCGATGCGGATGCGAACAGCGATTTGTTCAAAGTCTCCCGCCTGCTGTGGGAGCGCCTGAAGTTCAAGTATGTGGAAACGGCTTTCATCGGAGTGACGGCTCCCCTGGCGGATGAGGGAATCGAACGCTGTATCCGCCTGGGGGCGAAGCGGGTGATCGTGCTGCCTTACTTCCTGTTCACCGGGGTGCTGATCAAGCGGATGGAGGCGATGATGGCCGAGTTCGCGCTGAAGTATCCGGACCACAGCTTCGTGCTGGCCGACTACTTCGGGTTCCATCCGATGCTGCGCGAGATTCTGCGTGACCGGGCCGAGGAAGCGCTGATGGGTGAGGCCAAGGCCAACTGTGACATGTGCCAATACCGCATCGAAGCGCTGAAGCATGCGGACCACCATCATCACGATCATGAGCATGGGCACGACCATCATCATCACGACCACAATCATGATCATCACCATCATGACCACGGGCATGTGCATGCGCATGATCACAGCCACGGGCATGATCATGATCACGATCATCATGACCACACGCACAACCATGACCACACGCACAACCATGACCACGCGCACGATCACAGCCACGACCACGCGCACAATACCAGCACCAAGCCGGCGCCGGAGGCGGGAAAAGGGGTGCCGGTATGA
- the cobI gene encoding precorrin-2 C(20)-methyltransferase, whose product MSKLGTLYGLGVGPGDPELITVKAFRLLKESPVIAYPRKKSGAKSYALQITELYVDTDEKIMLPLIFPMTRDREALELQWNKTVDTVWGHLSEGRNVAFVTEGDPMLYSTYIHLMRLMQEKHPEVQCVSVPGISSVLGAASRLNLPLADGDEQFAVIPATENYDEMRRVLETHDCVVFIKVAKVIDLMLQVLGDLGLTDKASVITKVTSSEEQVWRNVRELAGRELEYLTLMVVRK is encoded by the coding sequence ATGAGTAAGCTCGGCACGTTATATGGACTGGGAGTAGGGCCCGGGGACCCGGAGCTCATTACGGTGAAGGCGTTCCGCCTGCTGAAGGAGTCGCCGGTCATCGCTTATCCGCGCAAGAAATCCGGCGCGAAGAGCTATGCGCTGCAGATCACGGAGCTGTATGTCGATACGGATGAGAAAATCATGCTTCCGCTGATTTTCCCGATGACGCGGGATCGTGAAGCGCTCGAGCTGCAGTGGAACAAGACGGTCGATACGGTGTGGGGACACCTCAGCGAAGGGCGGAATGTCGCTTTTGTCACCGAGGGCGATCCGATGCTCTACAGCACGTACATCCACCTCATGCGCCTCATGCAGGAGAAGCATCCGGAGGTGCAGTGCGTCTCGGTGCCGGGCATTTCGTCCGTGCTCGGGGCGGCTTCCAGGCTGAACCTTCCGCTGGCGGACGGCGACGAGCAGTTCGCGGTCATTCCGGCTACGGAGAATTACGACGAGATGCGGCGGGTGCTCGAAACCCACGACTGCGTCGTGTTCATCAAGGTGGCGAAGGTCATCGACCTGATGCTGCAGGTGCTCGGCGACCTCGGACTGACGGACAAGGCGTCGGTCATCACGAAGGTGACGTCGTCCGAGGAACAGGTATGGCGCAATGTGCGGGAACTGGCCGGGCGCGAGCTCGAGTACTTAACTCTGATGGTGGTGAGAAAATGA
- a CDS encoding precorrin-8X methylmutase: protein MDFRTEFKPLSVQPQEIEEISFKMITEELGPHDYSDEQFKVVQRVIHASADFELGRSLRFHPDAIQAGIQAIRSGRPVIADVQMVQSGISKPRIEKFGGDVRVYISDPDVMQEAKRLNTTRAIISIRKAAREADGAIYAIGNAPTALLELIRMVKDGEARPGLIVGVPVGFVSAEESKDELLKLDIPFITNIGRKGGSPVAVATVNAISLLAEQMG, encoded by the coding sequence ATGGATTTTCGTACGGAGTTCAAGCCGCTGAGCGTTCAGCCGCAGGAGATTGAGGAGATTTCGTTCAAAATGATTACCGAGGAGCTCGGCCCCCACGATTACTCGGACGAGCAGTTCAAGGTCGTGCAGCGCGTTATTCACGCCTCCGCGGATTTTGAGCTCGGGCGCAGCCTGCGCTTCCATCCGGATGCGATCCAGGCCGGCATCCAGGCGATCCGCAGCGGCCGTCCGGTGATCGCCGACGTGCAGATGGTGCAGTCGGGCATTTCGAAGCCCCGCATTGAGAAATTCGGCGGCGACGTGCGCGTCTACATCTCGGACCCGGATGTCATGCAGGAGGCGAAGCGCCTGAACACGACGCGGGCGATTATCTCGATCCGCAAGGCGGCAAGGGAAGCGGACGGTGCGATTTACGCCATCGGCAACGCGCCGACGGCGCTGCTCGAGCTGATCCGCATGGTGAAGGACGGCGAAGCAAGGCCGGGCCTGATCGTCGGCGTGCCGGTCGGATTCGTGTCGGCGGAAGAGTCGAAGGACGAGCTCCTGAAGCTCGACATTCCGTTCATCACGAATATCGGGCGCAAGGGCGGCTCGCCGGTCGCGGTGGCGACGGTCAACGCGATCTCGCTGCTCGCGGAGCAGATGGGGTAA
- the cobM gene encoding precorrin-4 C(11)-methyltransferase, which produces MSEHNNSESLKIQIIGAGPGDPDLITVKGLRLLQEADVVLYTDSLVSEELIARAKPEAEVLQSAGMSLEEMVEVMVDRVKAGKKVVRVHTGDPSVFGAIMEQAALLKREGIGIEVIPGVSSVFAAAAAVGAELTIPELTQTLILTRAEGRTPVPEREQLKELASHHSTLALFLSATLTKKVVRELTEAGWSPETPVAVVQRATWPDQLIVRTTLEKLDEDMRVNGIRSHAMILAGWALDPNIHEKDEYRSKLYDKTFTHGYRKGVKA; this is translated from the coding sequence ATGAGCGAACACAACAACAGCGAGAGCCTCAAGATCCAGATTATCGGCGCGGGTCCCGGAGACCCCGATCTCATTACGGTGAAGGGCCTGCGGCTGCTTCAGGAAGCGGACGTTGTGCTCTACACGGACTCCCTGGTCAGCGAGGAGCTCATTGCCCGGGCGAAGCCGGAGGCGGAAGTGCTGCAGAGTGCGGGCATGAGCCTCGAAGAGATGGTCGAAGTGATGGTGGACCGGGTGAAGGCGGGCAAAAAGGTCGTGCGCGTGCATACCGGGGACCCGTCCGTGTTCGGCGCCATTATGGAGCAGGCGGCCCTGCTCAAGCGGGAAGGCATCGGCATTGAGGTCATCCCGGGCGTCTCCTCGGTCTTCGCTGCGGCTGCGGCCGTCGGGGCCGAGCTGACGATTCCCGAGCTGACGCAGACGCTGATCCTCACCCGCGCGGAAGGCCGCACGCCGGTGCCGGAGCGCGAGCAGCTCAAGGAGCTGGCGTCGCATCACAGCACGCTGGCGCTCTTCCTCAGCGCGACGCTGACGAAGAAGGTCGTGCGCGAGCTCACTGAAGCGGGCTGGAGCCCGGAGACACCGGTGGCGGTCGTGCAGCGCGCGACGTGGCCCGACCAGCTCATCGTGCGGACGACGCTCGAGAAGCTGGATGAGGACATGCGCGTGAACGGCATCCGCTCCCATGCGATGATTCTGGCGGGCTGGGCGCTCGATCCGAACATTCATGAGAAGGATGAGTACCGTTCGAAGCTCTACGACAAAACCTTCACGCACGGCTACCGAAAAGGAGTGAAGGCGTAA